The Xanthomonas sp. DAR 80977 nucleotide sequence CGCCGCTGTCGCGGCTGTGGCTGGTGGACACCGCCGCCGGCGCCGCATCGGCGCATGCCTTGACCGATGCGGGAAGCTCCGCGGCCGGCGAAACGTCTCCGCGCTGGTCGCCCGACGGCGCCTGGATCGGCTTCCTGTCCGATCGCGGCAAGACCCGGGACCCGCGCCCCGCCTGCGCTCCCGGCGAAGCGGCGGCGCATGCCAACGCCAACCCCAACGCAGACGCAGACGCAGACGCAGACGCCGACGCGCCGAGCATGCAGGTCTGGCGCATCGCCCGCGCTGGCGGCGCGCCGCAACAGCTGACCGCGGCCGCCGGTCCGGTCAGCGCCTTCGCCTGGTCGCCGGACGGCAGGCGCCTGGCCTGGATCGCCACCGATCCGCCGTCCGCCGAGCGCAAGGCGCGCCTGCAGCGCAAGGACGATGCGCAACAGGTGGACCACGACCTCGCCTTCGACCGGGTCTGGGTCCGCGACCTGCCCGACGGCGCGCCGCGCGCGCTGACCGCGCCCGGCCTGCAGGTCTCGCAGCTGGCCTGGTCGCCGGACGGCACCCGGCTGGCACTGCGCGTGGCCGACGCGCCAGGCCTCAACGGCTACTGGAACCGCTCGCGGCTGGTGCTGGTCGCCGCCGACGACGGCCGCCTGCTGCGCGTGGTCGCCGGCTCGGTCGGCGCGCAGCCGCCGCGCTGGTCGCCCGACGGCAGCCAGCTGCTGTACGCGGCGCTGGGCCAGGGCAAGATGACCTCGACCCTGCTCGCGCACCGCCTGGCCGACGATCGCCAGGTGCGCCTGGCGCCGGACTGGGCCGGCACGCTGTGGCACGCGGAGTGGCGCGACGACGCGCGCATCGTGGTCGAAGGCCAGCGCGGGCTGCGCGCCGAATTCCTGCAGGTCGACGCCGGCAGCGGCAAGGCGCGCACGCTGGCCGGCGTGCATGCGGCATGGGCCGCGTTCACCCTCGCCGGCGACGGCCGCGTGGCCTTCCTCGGCGAAACGCCGAGCGCACCGGCCGAGATCTGGCTGCTGCGCGATGGCCGCAGCCGCGCCCTGACCGACAGCAATCCGCAGGTGCGGCAGTGGGCGCTGGGCACGCTGCGCGAACTGAGCTGGCGCAGCTCGCGCGACGGCCGCCGCATCGACGGCGTGCTGGTGCTGCCGCCGGGCTGGAAACCGGGCACGCCGCTGCCGACGCTGCTGCAGATCCACGGCGGGCCGGCCTGGGCCTGGTGGTCCGGCTGGCTCGGCTCCTGGCACGACTGGGCGCAGCTGCTGGCCTCGCGCGGCTACGCCGTGCTGCTGCCGAATCCGCGCGGCTCCGAAGGCCAGGGCGCGGCCTTCACCGAGGCCGCCAACAACGACTGGGGCGGCGGCGACTACCAGGACGTGCTCGACGGCCTGGACGCGATCGTGGCCCAGCGCATCGCCGACCCGGCGCGCGTGGCCATCGGCGGCTGGAGCTACGGCGGCTACCTGGCGGCGTGGGCGGCGAGCCACGACCCGCAGCGGCGCTTCCGCACCGCCATCGTCGGCGCCGGCGTCACCGACCTGTACAGCATGGCGCTGACCACCGACGTGCACGATTTCCTGCCCGGCTATTTCGGCCGCGACGCGCTGTCCGCGCGCAGCGTGCTGGACGAGCGCTCGCCGCTGCGCTATGCCGAGCGCGTGCGCATGCCGGTGCTGATCCTGCACGGCGAACAGGACCAGCGCGTGCCGCTGGCGCAGGGGCAGATGCTGTACCAGGCGCTGCGCAGCAACGGCACGCCGGTGCGGATGGTGACCTACCCGCGCAGCACGCACTGGCCGGAAGAACGCGACCTGCAACGCGACCTGTTGCAACAGGTGGCGCGCTGGCTGGACACGCAACTTGCCGCCGGTGCCGCGCGCGACGGCGCCGGCGATGCCGCGACGGCGCCGGAACAATGAGGTTTTGCTTCGTGCAGATCGGCGCAGCCAGCGACGCTGCGCCGCGTCGGCGCACGCGCCACAGCCTCGGCGTGGCAAGCATGCAGCCAGGGAAATGCGCCGGAAGCCGACCCGCCCTTCCCCATTCCCGACTCTCCAATTCCCCATTCCCAGCGTCAACGACGCCATGGTGCCCGGAGCCGGAATCGAACCGGCATGGGGTCGCCCCCGGCGGATTTTAAGTCCGATGCGTCTACCAGTTTCGCCATCCGGGCCTGGTGCCGCTAGCGTGCCTGATTGCATGGCGCTTGTGAACCGCGGCGCAGGCGGCGCGGCTTTGCGATACGGCCCGCATCGGCCGAAAGAGCCCCGGCGCCTCCGCCACGACGGAACCGGGGATGCCATTCGGCAAGCGGTGAACCTGTCCGCGGGCGGCGCTCAGATCGCCCGCGAGTAGCGTGCGGGCTGCGCCGGCTGGCGCAGGTAGCGGTCGAAGCACATCGCGATCAGGCGCAGCAGCGGGCGCCCGCGCGCGGTGGCCTGGATCGTGCCGTCGCGGTAGTCGGCCAGGCCGTCGGCGCACAGCGGCGCCAGCGCCTGCAGCTCGTCGTGGAAATAGCTGGCGAAGTCGATGCCGTGGCGCTGCGCCAGCGCGGCGACGTCGGCGCGGCCCTGGCACATCAGCTGCTGGATCAGCTCCGCGCGCAGCGCATCGTCGGCGCTGAGCTGCAGGCCGCGCAGCACCGGGCTGTCGCCGGCGTCCACCGCCGCTTCCCAGGCCGGCAGCTCGCGCTGGTTCTGGCTGTAGCTGGCGCCGATGCGGCTGATCGCGCTGACGCCCAGGCCGAGCAGGTCGGTGTCGGCATGCGTGGTGTAGCCCATGAAGTTGCGGTGCAGCCCGCCCTGGCGCTGCGCGCGCGCCAGGTCTTCGTGCGGCAGCGCGAAATGGTCCATGCCGATGTACTGGTAGCCGGCGGCCGACAGCGTGCGCACCGCCAGGCCGAGCAACGCGAGCTTCTGCTCGGCGTCGGGCAGGTCCGCATCGGCGATGCGCCGCTGCGCCTTGAACAGGTGCGGCATGTGCGCATAGCCGTACACCGCCAGGCGGTCCGGGCGCGCCGCGATCACCGTGTGCAGGGTGCGCTCGAAGCCGGCCAGGGTCTGCCGCGGCAGGCCGTAGATCAGGTCCACGTTGACCGAACGCATGCCGTGCACGCGGCAGGCGCGCAGGATGTCCAGCGTCTCGGCCACGCCCTGGCGGCGATTGATCGCCTGCTGCACCAGCGGGTCGAAATCCTGGATGCCCAGGCTGGCGCGGTTGAAGCCCAGCGCGGCCAGCGCGGCGATGTCCTGCGGCGTCACCGTGCGCGGATCCAGCTCGATGGAGATGTCGCGGTCCGGCGCCTCGCTGAAGCGGAACAGCCCGCGCAGGCCCTGCAGCAGCTCGCCGAGCAGTTCCGGCGCCAGGAAATTCGGCGTGCCGCCGCCCAGGTGCAGCTGCACCACCTCGCGCTCGGCCTCGAAGCAGGCGGCCATCATCGCCGCCTCGCGCAACACGCGCTGCACGTAGGCGCGGCCCTTGCCGACGTCGCGGGTGATGACCCGGTTGCAGCCGCAGTAGAAACACGGATTGCGGCAGAACGGCACGTGCACGTACAGCGACAGCGGCCGCGTCGGATCGCCGGCCTGCACCGCCGCGAACAGCTGCGCCGGGCCGAACCCGGCCTGGAAATGCGGCGCGGTCGGATACGAGGTGTAGCGCGGGCCGGGACGGTCGTAGCGGCGCAGCAGTTCGGCGTCGAAGGTCCAGGCGGCGGCGGGATCGGGAGCGGTCAGGATGTCCATGGCGGCCAGCATGCGCGGCACGGCGGCGGGCCGCCTTGACCTGGATCAATCGGCGTGCGACAGCGGCAGCGCCGGCTCGAACGGCCGCCAGCTCATCTGGTGGCGGCGCCAGAAGGTGTCGGCGATGCGCGCGGCGATGTCGTCGGCCAGCAGCCGCATCGGCGCATTGTCCAGTTCGGCGGTGGTGGCGCGGAACAGCCCCAGCCAGCGCTGGAACAGCACGTCGCTGAGCTCGCGCATGGCCATGTGCTTGGGCATCGGCGCGCCGCGGAAGCGCCGCGTGCCGCGCAGCATCGCCGACCAGAAGTCGCTCAGCTGCAGCAGGTGCCCGTCCCAGTCCTCGATGTGCGCGGCGAACACCGCGGCCAGGTCGGCGTCGGCGCGCACGCGGCGGTAGAACGCGGCCACCAGCGCGGTCACTTCGTCTTCGCTGCACAGCTCCGGCCCGGGCAACGGCAAGGCGGCGATGTCGTCATGCATGGCGGTGCTCCTGCTCGATGGCGCCAGTATCCGCACCCGCCCGGGCGCGGCCTTGATCAGGATCAATGTCGCCACGCGTCGCGCTGCCTAGTCTGCCCGGGCGGCATGCGCCTGCGCCGACGCCGACGGGGGAGCGGCGGCGCGGCTGCATGCAGGCGCCGCCAGTCCGCGCGCCACCACCCGGCGCATGCCGCACCTCATTCCTCAGCGATGGAGCCCGCCCGTCATGACGCCCAGCGACGATCCCCTGCTCGATCCGCTCGATCCCGCCGCGGCGCCGCCGCTGGTGCAGCGGCTGGGCGTGATCCTGTGGCCCAGCTTCCTGGTCGCCGGCGCGATGAGCGTGCTGTTCTTCGCCGTGGTCGATCCGCTGGCGCTGCGCGACATCAGCTTCCCCGGCCGCCAGCTGAGCCGCGAACTCGGCTACACGCTGGGCTTCTTCATGTTCTGGCTGGCGACGCTGAGCTCCAGCGTGCTGACCGGCTTCCTGCTGCGGCCGCCGGCGCGCGCCGACGACGGCGCCGACGACGAGCCCTTGCCGTGACGCGAACGCCCCTGCCCCGCGCCATTGCCTCGCGCACGATCGCGCCGGGCGCGGACCCCGCCCGCTCCGCCCCGGCGGCGCCGCCGCACAGTCGCTACGCACGCGTGCGCCGCGGCGTCCTGTGGTTGCTGTTCGCCGCGTTCTACCTGCTGCCGTGGCTGCGCTGGGATGGCCGCCAGGCGGTGCTCGCCGACCTGCCCGCGCGGCGCCTGGACCTGTTCGGCTGCACCCTGTGGCCGCACGACGCCGGCTGGCTGCTGCTGGCGCTGCTGGCCGCGGCCGCCGCCTTGGCGGTGACGACCACGCTGGCCGGACGCGTGTGGTGCGGCTTCGCCTGCCCGCAGACGGTGTGGAGCCATGCCTTCGCCTGGCTGGAACGCCGCTTCGCGGCCTGGCCGGCGGCCGCGCGCCACGTGGTCTGGGCGGCGCTGGCGCTGTGGACCGGGATCAGCTTCGTCGGCTACTTCGCGCCGATCGCCGACCTGGTGACGCGGCTGCGGCCGTTCGCCTGGAGCGGCTGGGAAACCTTCTGGGTGCTGTTCTACGCCCTGGCCACCTGGGGCAACGCCGCTTTCCTGCGCAGCCAGGTGTGCCGCTACCTGTGCCCCTATGCGCGGCTGCAGCCGCTGCTGTGCGACCGCGACACGCCGCTGATCGGCTACGACGCGATGCGCGGCGAGCCGCGCGGCACGCGCGCCTGCGGCCAGGGCAGCGTGGCCCAGCGCGGGCGCCGCCTGCTCGACGCCGGCACCGCCCGCGACTACGCGTTGCGCGCCAGCATCGCCCGCCGCGCCGGCCAGGGCGGCCAGCGTGGCGACGCACTGGCCGCCTACGCCGGCACCCTGCCCAAGTTCACCGACCAGCAACTCGGCGACTGCGTGGACTGCGGCGCCTGCGTCGACGCCTGCCCGGCGCGCATCGACCTGCGCAACGGCGCGCACGATGCCTGCACCGCCTGCGGCGCCTGCGTGGACGCCTGCGACCGCAGCATGGATCGCCACGGCTTCGCCCACGGCCTGCTGCGCTGGGCCGGCGCCAACGCGATCGAGCGCCAGCCGCGGCGCCGGCT carries:
- a CDS encoding alpha/beta fold hydrolase, with protein sequence MRPISADDIVDLRHLDDPQIAADGRQVAYVLKTPRDHGKPPLSRLWLVDTAAGAASAHALTDAGSSAAGETSPRWSPDGAWIGFLSDRGKTRDPRPACAPGEAAAHANANPNADADADADADAPSMQVWRIARAGGAPQQLTAAAGPVSAFAWSPDGRRLAWIATDPPSAERKARLQRKDDAQQVDHDLAFDRVWVRDLPDGAPRALTAPGLQVSQLAWSPDGTRLALRVADAPGLNGYWNRSRLVLVAADDGRLLRVVAGSVGAQPPRWSPDGSQLLYAALGQGKMTSTLLAHRLADDRQVRLAPDWAGTLWHAEWRDDARIVVEGQRGLRAEFLQVDAGSGKARTLAGVHAAWAAFTLAGDGRVAFLGETPSAPAEIWLLRDGRSRALTDSNPQVRQWALGTLRELSWRSSRDGRRIDGVLVLPPGWKPGTPLPTLLQIHGGPAWAWWSGWLGSWHDWAQLLASRGYAVLLPNPRGSEGQGAAFTEAANNDWGGGDYQDVLDGLDAIVAQRIADPARVAIGGWSYGGYLAAWAASHDPQRRFRTAIVGAGVTDLYSMALTTDVHDFLPGYFGRDALSARSVLDERSPLRYAERVRMPVLILHGEQDQRVPLAQGQMLYQALRSNGTPVRMVTYPRSTHWPEERDLQRDLLQQVARWLDTQLAAGAARDGAGDAATAPEQ
- the hemN gene encoding oxygen-independent coproporphyrinogen III oxidase, with the translated sequence MDILTAPDPAAAWTFDAELLRRYDRPGPRYTSYPTAPHFQAGFGPAQLFAAVQAGDPTRPLSLYVHVPFCRNPCFYCGCNRVITRDVGKGRAYVQRVLREAAMMAACFEAEREVVQLHLGGGTPNFLAPELLGELLQGLRGLFRFSEAPDRDISIELDPRTVTPQDIAALAALGFNRASLGIQDFDPLVQQAINRRQGVAETLDILRACRVHGMRSVNVDLIYGLPRQTLAGFERTLHTVIAARPDRLAVYGYAHMPHLFKAQRRIADADLPDAEQKLALLGLAVRTLSAAGYQYIGMDHFALPHEDLARAQRQGGLHRNFMGYTTHADTDLLGLGVSAISRIGASYSQNQRELPAWEAAVDAGDSPVLRGLQLSADDALRAELIQQLMCQGRADVAALAQRHGIDFASYFHDELQALAPLCADGLADYRDGTIQATARGRPLLRLIAMCFDRYLRQPAQPARYSRAI
- a CDS encoding group III truncated hemoglobin, which translates into the protein MHDDIAALPLPGPELCSEDEVTALVAAFYRRVRADADLAAVFAAHIEDWDGHLLQLSDFWSAMLRGTRRFRGAPMPKHMAMRELSDVLFQRWLGLFRATTAELDNAPMRLLADDIAARIADTFWRRHQMSWRPFEPALPLSHAD
- a CDS encoding 4Fe-4S dicluster domain-containing protein, producing the protein MRRGVLWLLFAAFYLLPWLRWDGRQAVLADLPARRLDLFGCTLWPHDAGWLLLALLAAAAALAVTTTLAGRVWCGFACPQTVWSHAFAWLERRFAAWPAAARHVVWAALALWTGISFVGYFAPIADLVTRLRPFAWSGWETFWVLFYALATWGNAAFLRSQVCRYLCPYARLQPLLCDRDTPLIGYDAMRGEPRGTRACGQGSVAQRGRRLLDAGTARDYALRASIARRAGQGGQRGDALAAYAGTLPKFTDQQLGDCVDCGACVDACPARIDLRNGAHDACTACGACVDACDRSMDRHGFAHGLLRWAGANAIERQPRRRLRPRLLAGAVLLLAALLAALLAAG